A stretch of Lathyrus oleraceus cultivar Zhongwan6 chromosome 6, CAAS_Psat_ZW6_1.0, whole genome shotgun sequence DNA encodes these proteins:
- the LOC127096654 gene encoding B3 domain-containing protein REM19 has protein sequence MKEIFELSDDSQEHAQTESRKNGKRKRKVNTDLETTPPKFSGRNIKGNNERDNIENPYFKVTLTPCYAGGYTMRVPIEFSRKYLKGFKGKAILQVGEDMAMEVIIKYMTTGSIMKSGWKKFTEKYNLQVGDVCKFVMTRDQPLLFSVTITRVRKEKKTKKFSGIFFLFCFILVKTFLN, from the exons ATGAAAGAAATTTTTGAGTTGAGTGATGATAGTCAAGAACATGCACAAACTGAAAGTAGAAAAAATggcaaaagaaaaagaaaagttaaTACAGATTTAGAGACTACACCACCAAAATTTTCAG GTAGAAACATAAAAGGTAATAATGAGAGAGATAATATTGAGAATCCATATTTTAAAGTTACATTAACACCATGTTACGCAGGAGGCTATACTATG AGGGTACCAATAGAATTTTCGAGAAAATATTTGAAAGGATTTAAAGGAAAAGCAATTTTACAAGTTGGGGAGGACATGGCTATGGAAGTGATCATCAAGTATATGACTACAGGATCTATTATGAAAAGTGGTTGGAAGAAATTTACAGAAAAGTATAATTTACAAGTTGGTGATGTTTGTAAATTTGTAATGACTCGAGATCAACCACTTTTATTTTCTGTTACTATTACACGAGTTAGAAAGGAAAAAAAAACTAAGAAATTTTCAggtattttttttttgttttgtttcatATTAGTTAAAACATTTTTGAATTGA